The following are encoded in a window of Rhizobium sp. WYJ-E13 genomic DNA:
- a CDS encoding DUF995 domain-containing protein, which produces MGNLLHRPLRLAAATVLVTHLAATTAWADFTFEGGGQPAPASEIQKFFSGRSWLWPCKGCGAYFAPDGKFTAVWKGDKGDFQTGHGTWTSKDGALCWSNDVRTSTGMGEPTTDRCWEARFGPGSDGGKKKAKQALGLKMQKKPGYFWVWQDGRVYDEEFKKGDKISASASKVEAKFPAQ; this is translated from the coding sequence ATGGGAAATCTACTGCATCGGCCACTTCGCTTGGCAGCAGCGACAGTACTCGTTACGCACCTGGCAGCAACGACGGCTTGGGCGGACTTCACGTTTGAGGGCGGCGGTCAACCTGCGCCTGCCTCCGAAATTCAGAAATTCTTCTCTGGACGGTCATGGCTGTGGCCCTGCAAAGGTTGTGGCGCCTACTTCGCTCCAGATGGGAAATTCACTGCTGTTTGGAAAGGTGACAAGGGCGACTTTCAGACCGGACATGGCACTTGGACAAGCAAGGACGGCGCGCTTTGCTGGTCGAACGATGTCAGAACCAGCACCGGGATGGGGGAGCCGACAACGGACCGCTGTTGGGAAGCTCGGTTCGGGCCGGGTTCCGATGGCGGCAAAAAGAAAGCCAAGCAAGCCCTTGGACTGAAAATGCAGAAAAAGCCTGGCTATTTCTGGGTGTGGCAGGACGGACGCGTTTACGACGAAGAGTTCAAAAAGGGCGACAAGATCAGCGCGTCTGCGTCAAAGGTAGAAGCAAAATTTCCTGCGCAATAG
- a CDS encoding adenylate/guanylate cyclase domain-containing protein codes for MHWSKPLRLHLGVLVVASLLCTSIPIIWMAFRSGSDAAVQAGARQMREMSQLLIEGYRNTLQRGVEAVAFASALPQLTSPPPQNIRAKQEFFLEVLRNVPDATSVYAGYPDGSYLQFINTGRQDVRRTLAAPEGTALAIRTIARRDSPDPISTLQFLDGESSLLETRDVDYASFDPRERPWYQAAVQDRAPVSVGPYVTGTLNVPTLTIAAPMKDDIEVIVGINIHLQTVSRLLDARSISPRARAYIIDAGGDLVAHSDPDIMNRIIDIWSRRAGSLHATANGFDTSLAKVDGLRQDPAFATGGLARIDLDGETHLVQIAPVSVDGLFKASAAAIIVPMEDLVAEANRLLVRNLLVASAFLIAGVAASVTLARIVSRSLNRLADEARRIGDLDFGEKPPTHSWITEINTLGTALAASRHAISQFALYVPREVVRRIVNPEGRAVAKARRQDVTVLFTDIRDFTTISEQHSPEDVVDTLSAYFEILNTTAERNGGTVVQYLGDSIFVMWNAPVEDVDHAEHGCRCALAMKAAIDDLNEENRANGRPELVTRFGLHTGPAVVGSFGALSRQQYTAMGDTINVASRLEGLNKQYDTSILVSAAIRDAVGERFELRSLGLVQLKGRAEKVDLWELIGESGGRN; via the coding sequence GTGCACTGGTCCAAACCCCTGAGGTTGCATCTCGGCGTGCTGGTCGTGGCATCGCTGCTCTGCACGTCGATACCGATCATCTGGATGGCGTTCCGCAGCGGAAGCGACGCGGCGGTGCAGGCCGGCGCCCGGCAGATGCGCGAGATGAGCCAGTTGCTGATCGAGGGATACCGCAATACGCTGCAGCGCGGCGTGGAGGCGGTGGCCTTCGCCTCCGCCCTGCCGCAGCTCACCTCCCCGCCCCCGCAAAATATCAGGGCAAAACAGGAATTCTTCCTGGAAGTCCTGCGCAATGTGCCTGACGCCACGAGCGTCTATGCCGGCTACCCTGACGGCTCCTACCTGCAGTTCATCAACACCGGAAGGCAGGATGTCAGGCGCACCCTCGCCGCGCCCGAAGGCACAGCCCTCGCCATCCGCACGATTGCCCGCAGAGACAGCCCCGATCCCATATCGACGCTCCAGTTTCTCGATGGCGAATCGAGCCTGCTCGAGACGCGGGATGTCGACTATGCCTCCTTCGATCCGCGCGAGCGCCCCTGGTATCAGGCCGCCGTCCAGGATCGCGCGCCGGTTTCCGTCGGCCCCTATGTCACGGGAACGCTCAACGTTCCGACGCTGACGATCGCCGCCCCGATGAAGGACGATATCGAGGTGATCGTCGGCATCAACATTCACCTGCAGACCGTCAGCCGCCTGCTCGATGCGCGCTCGATCTCGCCGCGTGCCCGCGCCTATATCATCGATGCCGGCGGCGATCTCGTCGCCCATTCCGATCCCGACATCATGAACAGGATCATCGACATCTGGTCGAGACGCGCCGGCTCCCTGCATGCGACGGCCAACGGCTTCGATACGAGCCTCGCGAAGGTGGACGGGCTGCGGCAGGATCCGGCCTTTGCCACTGGCGGGCTCGCCCGCATCGATCTCGATGGCGAGACCCATCTAGTGCAGATCGCCCCGGTCAGCGTCGACGGCCTGTTCAAGGCAAGTGCCGCCGCCATCATCGTGCCGATGGAGGATCTGGTGGCGGAAGCCAACCGGCTGCTCGTGCGCAACCTGCTGGTCGCGAGCGCCTTCCTGATCGCCGGTGTCGCCGCATCGGTCACACTGGCGCGCATCGTCAGCCGCTCTCTCAATCGGCTGGCTGACGAGGCCCGCCGGATCGGCGATCTCGATTTCGGCGAGAAGCCTCCGACGCATTCCTGGATCACCGAGATCAACACGCTGGGGACCGCACTCGCCGCCAGCCGCCATGCCATCAGCCAGTTTGCCCTCTATGTGCCGCGCGAAGTCGTGAGGCGGATCGTCAACCCCGAAGGGCGAGCGGTCGCCAAGGCCAGGCGCCAGGACGTGACCGTGCTCTTCACCGATATCAGGGATTTCACCACCATATCCGAACAGCATTCGCCCGAAGACGTGGTCGATACGCTGTCGGCCTATTTCGAGATCCTGAACACAACAGCCGAACGCAATGGCGGCACAGTCGTGCAATATCTCGGCGATTCCATCTTCGTCATGTGGAACGCCCCCGTCGAAGATGTTGATCATGCCGAACACGGCTGCCGCTGCGCGCTCGCCATGAAAGCCGCGATCGACGATCTGAACGAGGAAAACAGAGCAAACGGCCGCCCCGAACTCGTCACCCGCTTCGGCCTCCACACCGGCCCCGCCGTCGTCGGCAGCTTCGGCGCGCTCTCGCGCCAGCAATATACGGCCATGGGCGACACGATCAACGTCGCCTCGCGGCTGGAAGGGCTGAACAAGCAATACGATACGTCGATCCTGGTGAGTGCCGCCATCCGCGATGCGGTGGGCGAACGGTTCGAGCTGCGGTCGCTGGGTCTGGTGCAGCTCAAGGGGCGGGCCGAGAAGGTCGATCTCTGGGAGCTGATTGGGGAAAGCGGTGGCCGCAACTGA